A region from the Biomphalaria glabrata chromosome 14, xgBioGlab47.1, whole genome shotgun sequence genome encodes:
- the LOC106051637 gene encoding uncharacterized protein LOC106051637 isoform X1: MSNLVCLITKSKMKIVFQYLALVFIGILFLSKQIGCNDMFPALNVSPSNITLGLTETMRLECSIKVVNKSLIAIVVSHSRDTVQPTFTYISSVSSFQGVNNYISDTSMYVTGAINSTGLSYLNITWSYPQEESAGLYKCEVNEIDEIGKPLRVSSTATVSVALPSIGSVISEINHLRKELNELKFEFSSLKNVVSLEISSLKNLFNNVDNKTETLQQKNENESAHWTAVDNQNKIRFASIENKTNSVVHMQENFVRTIASSRDELFISSNNFKGKKYLLTKEAAFFYPSLAQAVCTLFGGYLAEMDTSEEFNFVRTFVRSHGSQFMQVMAGGSDEGHEGHWTYRHSKSAVVSFWGPGEPDNYNGENCQNFYRNLDYRMADGQCIALSSTSVGFLCEVPA, translated from the coding sequence ATATGTTTCCAGCTCTGAATGTGTCTCCGAGCAACATAACGTTAGGTCTGACTGAAACAATGCGTTTGGAATGTTCCATTAAAGTTGTCAACAAGAGTCTGATAGCAATCGTTGTCTCACATTCCAGGGACACTGTTCAACCAACTTTCACATATATATCGTCTGTAAGCAGCTTTCAAGGAGTTAACAATTATATCAGTGATACCAGTATGTACGTTACCGGCGCAATTAACAGCACTGGGCTGTCCTACCTGAACATAACATGGAGTTACCCCCAAGAAGAGTCTGCAGGTTTGTATAAATGTGAAGTCAATGAGATCGATGAAATAGGGAAACCTTTAAGAGTGTCCAGCACGGCCACTGTATCGGTAGCTTTGCCAAGCATtgggtcagtcatcagtgaaatCAATCATTTAAGGAAAGAACTCAATGAATTAAAATTCGAGTTTTCGTCTTTGAAAAACGTTGTATCTCTAGAAATTTCAAGcctaaaaaatctttttaacaaTGTCGACAACAAAACTGAAACCttgcaacaaaaaaatgaaaatgaatcaGCACATTGGACGGCTGttgacaatcaaaataaaatcagattTGCTAgcatagaaaataaaacaaactctGTCGTTCACATGCAAGAAAACTTTGTCAGAACGATAGCTTCATCAAGAGATGAGTTATTTATTTCGTCGAATaattttaaagggaaaaagtATTTACTGACCAAGGAAGCTGCATTTTTCTACCCAAGTCTCGCTCAAGCGGTTTGTACTCTGTTCGGAGGCTATCTGGCCGAGATGGACACCAGTGAGGAGTTTAATTTTGTGAGAACTTTTGTAAGGTCACATGGATCTCAGTTCATGCAAGTAATGGCTGGGGGATCAGATGAAGGTCACGAAGGTCATTGGACTTACAGGCACAGTAAAAGTGCTGTAGTTTCATTTTGGGGTCCAGGAGAACCAGACAATTACAATGGTGAGAATTGTCAGAACTTTTATCGAAACTTAGATTATAGAATGGCTGATGGTCAGTGTATCGCTTTATCTTCAACTTCAGTAGGTTTTCTTTGTGAAGTGCCTGCATAG
- the LOC106051637 gene encoding uncharacterized protein LOC106051637 isoform X2, translating to MFPALNVSPSNITLGLTETMRLECSIKVVNKSLIAIVVSHSRDTVQPTFTYISSVSSFQGVNNYISDTSMYVTGAINSTGLSYLNITWSYPQEESAGLYKCEVNEIDEIGKPLRVSSTATVSVALPSIGSVISEINHLRKELNELKFEFSSLKNVVSLEISSLKNLFNNVDNKTETLQQKNENESAHWTAVDNQNKIRFASIENKTNSVVHMQENFVRTIASSRDELFISSNNFKGKKYLLTKEAAFFYPSLAQAVCTLFGGYLAEMDTSEEFNFVRTFVRSHGSQFMQVMAGGSDEGHEGHWTYRHSKSAVVSFWGPGEPDNYNGENCQNFYRNLDYRMADGQCIALSSTSVGFLCEVPA from the coding sequence ATGTTTCCAGCTCTGAATGTGTCTCCGAGCAACATAACGTTAGGTCTGACTGAAACAATGCGTTTGGAATGTTCCATTAAAGTTGTCAACAAGAGTCTGATAGCAATCGTTGTCTCACATTCCAGGGACACTGTTCAACCAACTTTCACATATATATCGTCTGTAAGCAGCTTTCAAGGAGTTAACAATTATATCAGTGATACCAGTATGTACGTTACCGGCGCAATTAACAGCACTGGGCTGTCCTACCTGAACATAACATGGAGTTACCCCCAAGAAGAGTCTGCAGGTTTGTATAAATGTGAAGTCAATGAGATCGATGAAATAGGGAAACCTTTAAGAGTGTCCAGCACGGCCACTGTATCGGTAGCTTTGCCAAGCATtgggtcagtcatcagtgaaatCAATCATTTAAGGAAAGAACTCAATGAATTAAAATTCGAGTTTTCGTCTTTGAAAAACGTTGTATCTCTAGAAATTTCAAGcctaaaaaatctttttaacaaTGTCGACAACAAAACTGAAACCttgcaacaaaaaaatgaaaatgaatcaGCACATTGGACGGCTGttgacaatcaaaataaaatcagattTGCTAgcatagaaaataaaacaaactctGTCGTTCACATGCAAGAAAACTTTGTCAGAACGATAGCTTCATCAAGAGATGAGTTATTTATTTCGTCGAATaattttaaagggaaaaagtATTTACTGACCAAGGAAGCTGCATTTTTCTACCCAAGTCTCGCTCAAGCGGTTTGTACTCTGTTCGGAGGCTATCTGGCCGAGATGGACACCAGTGAGGAGTTTAATTTTGTGAGAACTTTTGTAAGGTCACATGGATCTCAGTTCATGCAAGTAATGGCTGGGGGATCAGATGAAGGTCACGAAGGTCATTGGACTTACAGGCACAGTAAAAGTGCTGTAGTTTCATTTTGGGGTCCAGGAGAACCAGACAATTACAATGGTGAGAATTGTCAGAACTTTTATCGAAACTTAGATTATAGAATGGCTGATGGTCAGTGTATCGCTTTATCTTCAACTTCAGTAGGTTTTCTTTGTGAAGTGCCTGCATAG